A single genomic interval of Vicingaceae bacterium harbors:
- a CDS encoding riboflavin synthase subunit alpha, translating into MFTGIVESIGKVINVENEAGNMVLTIEAPFFDEIYIDQSIAHNGVCLTVNKLFPRQKAYQVILVPETLQKTNFKDIQTGDLVNLERSMPANGRFDGHIVQGHVDCTAECIDIQQKDGSLQYTFKPENGTRLIVEKGSVCVNGISLTAFNVNEKTFDVAIIPYTFQHTNINTIVQGSRVNIEYDVLGKYIAKLVNCIN; encoded by the coding sequence ATGTTTACCGGAATTGTTGAATCTATCGGAAAAGTGATTAATGTTGAGAATGAAGCAGGAAACATGGTATTGACCATAGAAGCACCCTTTTTTGATGAGATATACATCGATCAAAGCATTGCCCATAATGGCGTCTGTCTGACTGTGAATAAACTATTTCCACGGCAAAAGGCCTATCAAGTAATTTTAGTCCCCGAAACTCTTCAAAAAACCAATTTCAAGGATATTCAAACAGGTGATTTGGTTAATCTTGAAAGAAGTATGCCCGCCAACGGCAGATTTGATGGCCACATTGTTCAGGGACATGTGGATTGTACAGCAGAATGCATAGACATTCAACAAAAAGATGGATCATTGCAATATACGTTCAAGCCTGAGAATGGTACCCGGCTGATTGTCGAGAAAGGTTCCGTATGTGTCAATGGTATCAGTTTAACTGCTTTTAATGTGAATGAAAAAACTTTTGATGTTGCCATCATTCCATATACTTTTCAACACACCAACATCAATACAATCGTTCAAGGAAGTCGTGTTAATATTGAATATGATGTTTTGGGAAAATATATTGCCAAACTTGTCAATTGTATAAATTAA